From Vibrio crassostreae, one genomic window encodes:
- the ahpC gene encoding alkyl hydroperoxide reductase subunit C, translated as MINTEIKPFNATAFKNGEFVEITEQDVKGKWAVFFFYPADFTFVCPTELVDLQEKYAELQSRGVEVYSVSTDTHFSHKAWHDTSDKIGTIEYFMVGDQTGNITNNFNVMREGQGLADRATFLIDPEGVIQAMEITAEGIGRDAEDLLRKVKAAQYVAANPGEVCPAKWKEGEETLAPSLDLVGKI; from the coding sequence ATGATCAACACAGAAATCAAACCATTCAACGCAACAGCATTCAAAAACGGCGAATTCGTAGAAATCACTGAGCAAGACGTTAAAGGCAAGTGGGCTGTATTCTTCTTCTACCCAGCAGACTTCACGTTTGTATGTCCAACTGAGCTAGTTGACCTACAAGAAAAATACGCAGAGCTTCAATCTCGCGGCGTAGAAGTTTACTCAGTATCAACTGACACGCACTTCTCTCACAAAGCATGGCACGATACTTCTGACAAAATCGGCACTATCGAATACTTCATGGTAGGTGACCAAACTGGCAACATCACAAACAACTTCAACGTTATGCGTGAAGGTCAAGGCCTAGCAGACCGTGCTACGTTCCTAATCGACCCAGAAGGCGTTATCCAAGCAATGGAAATCACTGCTGAAGGTATTGGCCGAGACGCTGAAGACCTACTACGCAAGGTTAAAGCAGCACAATACGTAGCCGCTAACCCAGGTGAAGTTTGCCCAGCAAAATGGAAAGAAGGCGAAGAGACTCTAGCTCCATCTCTAGACTTAGTAGGTAAGATTTAA
- the ahpF gene encoding alkyl hydroperoxide reductase subunit F, producing MLDQAMKQQLKAYLENLKTNVQLVLSLDDSDTANKLQDLANDIASLTDKIEVTRDDSASTRSPIMQVVNQEKGTAIGFAGLPMGHEFTSLVLALLHSGGHPIKLEADVIEQIKELDQELNVEIFISLSCQNCPEVVQAFNMMSAINPLVKTTMIDGAAFQEEVKSRDIMAVPSVFINGELFGQGRMSLAEILNKVDSGAAEKKAANLNQQAPFDVLVVGGGPAGSSAAIYAARKGIRTGVVADRFGGQVMDTMAIENFISVKATTGPKLVASLEEHVKEYGVEVMTEQRAANIIAAEDTEDGYIHVELESGATLRARTVITSTGARWREMNVPGEQEYRNKGVAYCPHCDGPLFKGKKTAVIGGGNSGIEAAIDLAGIVEHVTVLEFADTLRADQVLIDKANATPNIEIIKMAQTTQVLGDGNRVTGLEYKDRNTDELKQIELAGIFVQIGLMPNSEWLKGTKVELSPRGEIEINAHGATSMKGVFAAGDVTTVPYKQIIIAMGEGAKASLGAFDHLIRNSAPVKEAETA from the coding sequence ATGTTAGATCAAGCAATGAAGCAGCAGCTAAAAGCATACCTAGAAAACCTAAAAACCAATGTTCAGTTAGTGCTGAGCCTTGATGACAGCGATACCGCAAACAAACTTCAAGACCTAGCGAATGATATCGCTTCTCTCACAGACAAAATTGAAGTGACTCGCGATGACAGCGCAAGCACTCGAAGCCCTATCATGCAGGTCGTGAACCAAGAGAAAGGCACTGCGATCGGTTTCGCGGGTTTACCAATGGGTCACGAGTTCACATCATTGGTACTGGCACTGCTTCATAGTGGTGGTCACCCTATCAAGCTTGAAGCTGACGTAATCGAGCAAATTAAAGAATTAGATCAAGAGCTGAATGTTGAAATCTTCATCTCACTATCGTGCCAAAACTGTCCAGAAGTGGTTCAGGCATTCAACATGATGTCGGCAATTAACCCTCTGGTTAAGACAACCATGATCGACGGCGCTGCATTCCAAGAGGAAGTGAAGTCTCGCGACATCATGGCAGTACCAAGCGTATTCATTAACGGTGAGCTATTTGGTCAAGGTCGTATGTCATTGGCTGAAATTCTTAACAAAGTTGATTCTGGCGCAGCTGAAAAGAAAGCAGCAAACCTAAACCAACAAGCACCATTTGATGTGTTAGTTGTCGGTGGTGGCCCAGCTGGTTCTTCAGCAGCTATCTACGCAGCACGTAAAGGCATTCGCACGGGTGTGGTTGCTGACCGATTCGGTGGTCAAGTCATGGATACTATGGCGATTGAGAACTTTATCTCAGTGAAAGCGACAACGGGCCCTAAGCTAGTGGCTAGCCTAGAAGAGCACGTAAAAGAGTACGGTGTTGAAGTAATGACTGAGCAGCGCGCTGCCAACATCATTGCTGCAGAAGACACAGAAGACGGCTACATCCATGTAGAGCTTGAGAGCGGCGCAACACTGCGAGCTCGCACGGTAATCACAAGTACGGGTGCACGCTGGCGTGAAATGAACGTTCCGGGTGAGCAAGAGTACCGCAACAAAGGCGTTGCTTACTGCCCACACTGTGACGGTCCATTGTTCAAAGGCAAGAAAACAGCCGTTATCGGCGGTGGTAACTCAGGCATTGAAGCCGCTATCGACCTAGCAGGCATCGTGGAACACGTAACCGTGCTTGAATTTGCAGACACACTGCGCGCTGACCAAGTGCTTATCGACAAAGCGAACGCAACGCCAAACATCGAAATCATCAAGATGGCTCAAACCACGCAAGTATTGGGTGATGGAAATCGCGTAACGGGTCTGGAATACAAAGACCGTAACACAGACGAACTGAAACAGATCGAACTAGCGGGTATCTTTGTTCAAATCGGCCTAATGCCAAACAGCGAATGGTTGAAAGGAACGAAGGTAGAACTATCGCCACGCGGTGAGATTGAGATTAACGCTCATGGCGCAACATCAATGAAAGGTGTATTCGCAGCGGGTGACGTAACAACCGTGCCTTACAAACAGATCATCATTGCGATGGGTGAAGGTGCTAAAGCAAGTTTAGGTGCGTTTGACCACCTAATCCGTAACTCAGCTCCGGTTAAAGAGGCTGAAACCGCTTAA